ctgcatttattataattggtgatttgtttgtattatCACGTTATTGCATGTAtgttgatctaattaattaacttggataattaattaatttgcaaggggtcaattcatttatCCCAATAGAGTTGATTTGGATTAAGTTTTCTTCAACTCAACTATGATGGGTTGGATTGAAAAAATCTTTCAACCTGACCCATCCAAATCTCTTGTTATTATTGGGTGTCTATtctaattatgtttttatatgaCACTAttcaatatataattattgtaattgttATAAATGTATTTGTATATAAAACTATCTattctactatttttttaaaaaaaatggtatgttAAGATTCTAGTTTAgtgtttaaatataaaacataatataaaatcaattaaaaaaataaatattaaaatatcaatgtgaaaaattttgatgCCTCAAAAATTTATGTGGCAAAATATCATGAAGTCAACCAAAAGTCAAGCATCATTATTTTTGTAGTTATTAATGGGTATTAATCATGATTTGTGTTTTGTAtggaattattaaaaatataattatgttaattattaatatgtatttattatggctgtgttttttttattttagaaaaaactCACATACACAAGGGTGGAGGgaagatgatttttttaaagacttaatAGACTAAAAATGGTGTATTATAATGGTTGTATTTTTAGATGGAAATATCTattccactattttttttatatataaaagagtgATATGTTAAAATTCTAATTGAGTATTTTAATGTGGGATAGAATCTAAACACAATTAACTGAGTTTAGATTCTATTTCACATCTAAACGCTCAAATAAAACTATGAGGCCTTAAAATATTCTATGACAAAATATTATGAGGTCACCTATAAGTCAGACAACTTtagttttatataatatatgttatattaGTCAGTACTAAGATTATTTCTCATTGATGAGGATAGTTTTATAATTAACCCTTGACGAAATAAAAGGCGACGGATGTAGTGAGCTCGTCAGCATTTGCTCATTAAACCACCTTCTTGTAACGTCTGCGGCTCCATCTCATAGCAGATAGGATTAGGCTGAAGGGAGTAAGCTGACGACCCTAATGGGATTGAGAAGCTGACGACCCTAGTAAATGGACGACTCGGAAGGCTAACGAGAACAAAGCTGAAGAGGGAAAGCGAACCTCCATCCATAACCTTACTTGGTCTCCACACATACGTGCATAAGAAGAGTTCTTGCGCCACACACTTAACCCAAattaagaagactcctataaggaaaggaacTCTAGGAGATACGCAAGATCGAAGAGGTTCTCTCCTAAAAGGGAAGGGCTTCCTGGCCAAGGCACGAATGTCAATCCCACATTACTATAAATATctcaaaaccctcataaatcaaggtacgcataattcatcctaactctggcactctagagttgtgaacaagatattttctctaacttgaccgtcagAGGGtgtttggccggtaccacactcGTACTCATTTTTaggtcttcagcttttgtgttgtgcaggttttCTTCGAGAGCACGTGAGGATCGTGTGGCTTACTAACGATTTTCGACATCATTAATTGGCGCCGTCTTTGGGAATCTTAGCAATTTGTAAAGCCGTGTTATTGCTTCCCaaacaaagagttgcatggtactcactcgctCGATGGCAACCACCAACAACGTTCAAGGAGATGAACCACACACGACGGCGCTCGAGAGACAAGTCCAAACTCTGGCCGCCGCTGTGGAACGCCTCACCAAACAGAACCAAGATTTGGAAGAATAATTGTGCCAAAGGAATGCAGGCATTAACACCCAGTAGGAAGATCAAGAAGGAACCAACGCGGAGAGAAGGAACCAGGAAGGCTAGAAGGCAGGAATGCACCAAGCAGGCTAGAATGACAGGACACGAGCTGATCATCCGTCACTGAAACTGTTCCCCCTCACATAGTCGcggagatgcagatgatgaaggaacgAATGGATtgcatgatgaacgcccttagaggatgGGTTTCTAGTGACCTTGATGACCTCGTCAAGCGGACTGACTCCCCATTCACGGCGTCGATTAGCTCATTCCCCCTTCCACAAAAGTTTCGTATGCTGCAAGTGGAAAGCTACGATAGGTCCAAGGATCCTTTagatcacttggagtctttcaAGACCTTGATGCACCTTCAATGGGTACTGGATACGATCATGTGCAGGGCCTTTCCCACCACACTGAAGGGACCCGCACGGATCTGGTTCAGTAGGCTGATGCCCAGCTCCATTGACACTTTCAAAGAATTAAGCGCCCAATTTGCCTCACACTTCATTGGGGGCTCAGGTATAAGAAGTCCACCGCGTGCTTAATGAACATTAAGCAGCGGGAAGACGAGACGCTAAGGTCTTATATAACCCACTTTAATAAGGAGGCCCTCTCGATCGACTAAGCagacgacaagatactcgtaGCAGCATTTACAAATGGActgcggaagggtaagttcttattttccctataTAAGAATGACTCGAAGACCATGTTGGATGTGCTTTATAGGGCAACTAAGTACATGAACGTGGAGAATGCACTGCTGGCCCAAGAAGAGAAGCCCAAAAGAGGGAAAGGCAAGAAGACACACGCTCAGATAGGGGGCGAAAGATGGCTAGAACTGGGGAGCGACAGGAGGATTGATGCTCCAAACCTCCCGTGGGAAGATTCACAAGCTTCACCCCGCTCACTGCCCCGATCGACCAAGTGTTGATGCAGATTAAGGATGAAGAAGCCTTGATGTTtcctggcaagctgaagggagatcctaacaagaggTCGAGGGGCAAGTATTGCCGTTTTCATCGTGATCATGGCCATGACACAACAGACTACAATGACTTAAAGCAACAAATAACAGCTCTTATTAgacaaggaaggttgcagaggttcgttaGTAAGGAAAAAATGGATCAGCCCTAGGAACAGGCTCCCCGACGGGAGAACGAGTGCCCCAAGCCGCCCATAGGAGATATAAGGATGATCGTAGGAGGCACCGTGACTACGGGGTCGTCAAAGAAAGCCCACAAGACTTATCTCAGGATGGTTCAAAACATCCAGCTGATAGGTTCGGTACCCAAGATGACGTGGATCGACAACCCCCTCATTGGGTTTTCAGAAGAAGATGCGCAATGCCTTCACCACCCGCATGACAACGCACTCGTCGTCACCATACAAGCAGGGAACTACAACATGCATCGGGTCTTGGTTAACAACGGCAGTTCAGCCGACATCCCcgactaccccgcattccagcagatggggattggtAGGGAGCGATTAGCTCCATCTAACGCTCCGcttgttggctttggaggaACGAAGGTATTCCCCCTTGGTGTGGTCACTTTGGCTGTGACTGTAGGTGACTATCCTTAACAGATCACTAAGAATATAACATTCCTCGTGGTCGATTGCTCTTCAGCTTACAACGCCATCATAGGAAGGCCtaccctcaactcatggaagGCTATAACCTTAACCTACCacttgatgataaaattccttacTGAATATGGAGTAGGGGAATTACGAGGAGACCAGGTGGCCGTGCGCGAATGTTACGTAGttatgatggaaatggatgaccacctCCAAGCCATGAGCATAGAAGAACATCGGTCAGCAATGGAGCCTGTTGAAAGACTCGAAGATGTAAACCTTGATGATTCCTGACCAGAGCGAACAACTAAGGTCGGCATCCTTGCAAACCCGATGGTTCGACAAGCTATTGCAACTttcctcaaggaaaaccaaGACGTCTTCGCTTtgagccatgaagacatgccaggaatcAGCCTGTCAGTCATGGTACACAAGTTGAACGTATTGCCTTCCTTTCTGCCCGTCTGGCAAAAGAAATGAGTGTTCTCCTAGGAAAGGGATCGGGCTGTGGtagaagaagtccgcaaactaCAAGAGGCGGGGTTCATCAGGGAAGTATACTACCCTGATTGGCGAGCAAAAGTTGTAATagtcaaaaagaacaacaaaaaatggagaatgtgcgtcgacttcgcggacttaaacaaagcatgtcccaaagatagctaccccctcctgCGGGTCGACCTCCTAATGGACTCTACGGCTCAACACCAgctgctgagcttcatggacacattttcaggatacaaccaaatccaaatggacgaagatgatcaggagaagactttgttcgtaacaagccaaggccttttttgtcataaggtcatgccattcggcttaaGGAACGCAGGCGTAACATAccagaggctcatgaacaagatgttcgcaTAGCAGATTGGGAGGAACGTCCAAGTATATGTCGATGACATGCTAGTGAAAAGCCGAAGGGAAGATAATCACTTGGAGGATCTCAGGTAAACCTTCGACACTCTCCGCTCTTACTACATCAAGCTTAACCCAAGCAAGTGCGCCTTCGAGGTGACggcaggaaaattcttgggatacatggtGTCTCAGAGAGGTATTGAAGCTAACTTGGACAAAATTCGGGCTATAATAGAAATGGCACCTTCTAAGAACATAAAAGAAGTGCAAAGCCTCAATGGCAAGATCGCCGCGCTTAATAGATTTGTATCCAGGGCGACGGATAAATGTCTACCATTTTTCCACACGCTGAAGAAGTCTTTTGAATGGGCGGTCGAATGTCAGCAGGCATTCGAGGACCTGAAGGCCTACCTTTCTTCACCACTGCTACTAAGTTCTTCACAACCGGGAGAAGAATTGTTCCTCTACTTGGCTATTTCTCCGGCCATCGTCAGTGTGGCCTTAGTCAGAGAAGACGACAAGGTACAAAGGCCCGTGTACTTCACCAGCCGGGCACTTTATGGTGTAGAAGAAAGGTACCCCCCGATGGAAAAGCTCGCCTTCGCTCTAGTCACAGTAGCCCGAaaactcaagccatacttccaaGCACATATGGTGGTCGTCCTAACTGACAAGTCCTTACGCCAAGCGATGAGCAATCTTGAAGCTGCCAAACATATGGCTTTATGGGCTATAGAGCTAAGCGAATTCAATGTACAATATCGCCCACGCACTGCCATCAAGGGACAAGTGGTCGCTgacttcattgcggagttcaccaATGCGGAAGACCAGGGGGTAGGACATCCCCAATGGAATGTGTTCATGGACGGATCGTCCAACAGGAAGGCTGGTGGAGTAGGGGTCGTACTTCAATCTCTAGAGGGTGACGAGATCGAATGCATAGTTCGACTCGATTTTCCTACGACTAACAACGAAACGGAATATGAGGCCCTAATAGTAGGATTAGATCTCGCCAAAGCCGTAGGAGCCGCGAATATGGTTATCCACtgcgactcccaagtcgtcacaaATTAGGTAAACAGTGATTACGGATATAAGGGcgaaaaaatgaagaagtactTGGAGCAAGCAAAGAGAAAGGTAAATGAGCTGTAGGCAAAAGTCGttcaaattccaagaggagaaaatgAGTAAGTCGATTGTCTTGCCAAAACCGCTTCGGCGGAATATATGGTCACCTCCAAAAAGGTACTCTCCTTTATTCAACTCTCGCCACTAATAGACGTTGTCGATGTACAGGAGATTGGTTCTGAAAACAACTGGACCACCCCTTTGATTTCTTACTTAAAAGACGGCATGTTGCCTGACGGGAAGGAAGCCGCGAGAAAGCTAAAGGTCCAGTCAGCGCGATTCGTCTTGATAAAGGACATCCTATATAAGAGGAGTTTCTCCCAACCGTACTTGAGATGTTTAGGCCCCAAAGAAGCGGACTATGTCATGAGATAAGTGCATGAGGGGGTATGTGGCAACCCAGGGTCGCGGTCGTTGGTACATAAATTGATTCGGCCTGGATACTACTAGCCACCAATGTAGAAGGACGCCCAGGTTTATGTAaaagcttgcgacaagtgtcaaagttTCAGCAACATCATTAGACAGCCGATGGAAGAGCTGACCCCAATAATCGCTCCGTGGCCATTCGCCTAGTAGGGattggatatcatgggaccattcccaAAAGCAGAGAGGCAACTGAAGTTCCTCATTGTCGGcattgactactttaccaagtgggtagaagctaAAGCCTTGGCCACAATCACTGAGAGAACATACAGAGCTTTGTTTGGAAGAGCATTATTTGCAGGTACAGAATTCCAAGGGTCTTGATCTCGGACAACGGTAAGAAATTTGACAATGACTCTTTCTGAGACTTTTGCTCAcagctaggaatcaagaaccactactccCCCCCTGCCCATCCTCAAGAAAAGTTAAGGtcacgaaccgatccttgcttcgaatcatcaagactcggctcgagggggcaaagggcatatggccagaGAAGCTGCCTAGTgtactatgggcatacaggacgaTGGTCAAAACTCCTACAGGGAAAACTCCGTTTCGGCCAACATACGAATGCGAGGTGGTCATCCCAGCTGAAGTTGGACTCATGAGCTACAAGGTGGAAAATCATAACGAGGGAAGGAACGACGAAGCCATGTGTCTACAACTTGATTTAACTGACGAGGTCAGAGTGACAGCTAAACAGAGACTCGCATGATAccaggacctcatggccaagcactacaactctCGGGTCAAACACCGggacttcaaagttggagacCTCGTCTTAAGGAAAGTGATGGGTGCCACCAGAGACCCTGCACAAGGAAAGCTTggcccaaactgggaaggaccctatagaaTCACATCGTGGCTAAGGAAAGGTACCTACCATTTGGAAACACTTGATGGGCCGAAGCTACGTCATCCATGGAACGCTGAGCATCTTAGAAAGTACTAGCAGTAGAAGAAAGCATGAAGATAACaactcctcatttccagtttatttcttttagtcatttattttggtttactttTATCCACAGTACAGATTAAGCCTAAAGGGCTgaagtttattctttttttggaaCAATTTTTCTACTTATgcatgcattcatcataataagaggagtttattcgAAAACGACTAAAGTATTTGTTATAGTAGACGACCTTATTGTTTGGTTCATAAAGTGGACAAGCCTACCACTTaacccacaaagtggacgaaatTGTCACAAAGTTCACAAAATGGATGATtctactattaaaaaaatggacGGGTCTACTGCCAAGTAGACAGTCTCATTTAGTCCAAATGGACGACCTTAATGATAGGTTCACAAAATGGACGAATTCACtgccaagtccacaaagtggacgaattaGGAATTTATCACGAAGTCCAAAGAATGGACGAATCcactactaagtccacaaagtggacgaagtTTTTGTTACTAAGTCCTCAAAGTGGATGGAGTTATTAAAAATTGTTGCCAACCCCATAAAGTTGACGGTCATGTTATCAAAATAGAAGAATCTAAAATCCCCAAAGTGGACGACCCCACAAAATGGAGGGGGGGTTATCAAGCccataaaaaggaaaatataatgcCCATTAAGTGGACGGGTCCGACACAACCTACAAAATCAATATTTGTTAGTCAGCTAAGAGAAAGCTAACGCCGTTATTCATAAGCTGACGGGTTTGTGACAATGACTTGAAATAAGTAGGGAAGACGAGCCTAAAGGCAACTTAAGCAGACGGCTTCACCCTATTCCACTAAACACCTTGGCCTACAAATTCAGAAAATAGACACAAACAATGCATACATATACATATGGAAAGTGACGGGCATAAACATTACAAATAAAGTGATGTTTTTTACAAgtagaacccaaaaaaaacaaatgggcTTCAAAACATTGTTCAAACTACAAAAGAAAGAACTTGATTCATGAAGCTGGGGGATCTTGAGACATCTCGTTGCCCTTAGCATTGACAGCTTGAATGCCTGGGGTAGAAAGCTCTTTAACATTGAGGTCGTTGACGGGAGGATTTGCTGACGGATTCAAAGTAACGGGCTTGTACACGACCGGTTGTGCAAGAACAACGCTATCATCTTTTTGCTCTGCCTCAAGCTTGTTAGCACCGTCACTTCCCTCACAAACGGTGTCGCCCACAGGAGTTGATGGCAAAGGCTCATCCATAGTAATCTTGGATAAATCCAAGTCAGGATAAACAGACTTAACTTGTTTTAGACAGTCCTCAAATCCGTCACCATAGTAGATGGCACAAGCATCTATAAAGGACTGTGAGTCCTTAAATTCCATCATGGCGTCACTCCTAGTTGTTGCCACTGGCCAAAAAAGGCCTTCAGCTCCTTCTCCGCCGTCGCTTTAGCCTCTTGTTCTAGCTTCTTCTGATGACTTTCCTTAGCCAACTGTTCTTTTAACTCCTTCACCTCCTTACCAAGAATGCGAGAAGCCTCCTTGTATTGCTCTTGCCCATCTATCAAGTTCTTGATACGTGTATGCAGATGGGTAATCGCCCCCTCTTTAGCAACGCGCCTATCTTGCAAAGCCTTCATTCAAACCATAGCCTACATGACACAAAACGACGTCAACTTACTAAAACTCGTCTGATATCAACATAAGGAAAGAAGCATACCCGAGTAAGATCAAACATGCTCGACGCCCCTAATTCTTTCGTTGCCTTTTCAGCACAGGGGTCCATCTCTTCACTTTTTAAGATGGACCCTACCACCTCCACGGTGTAATCCTTATGGGTGAGAAGGCAATGGTTGGGTCCCTGGTTGATGGGTCCAAATGTCGTCATCAGCCCTTTGCCTGCCCCATGGACGGACTTAGGGGGCGACGACTTTTTAGGGGGTTTATCCTCGAGTGTAATGGC
This genomic stretch from Castanea sativa cultivar Marrone di Chiusa Pesio chromosome 1, ASM4071231v1 harbors:
- the LOC142625336 gene encoding uncharacterized protein LOC142625336, with protein sequence MTWIDNPLIGFSEEDAQCLHHPHDNALVVTIQAGNYNMHRVLVNNGSSADIPDYPAFQQMGIGRERLAPSNAPLVGFGGTKITKNITFLVVDCSSAYNAIIGRPTLNSWKAITLTYHLMIKFLTEYGVGELRGDQVAVRECYVVMMEMDDHLQAMSIEEHRSAMEPVERLEDVNLDDS